One Rosa chinensis cultivar Old Blush chromosome 3, RchiOBHm-V2, whole genome shotgun sequence DNA window includes the following coding sequences:
- the LOC112192775 gene encoding galactinol synthase 2 produces the protein MAPELVPSVPKSTGFTRPATLPRRAYVTFLAGNGDYVKGVVGLAKGLRNAKTAYPLVVAVLPDVPEDHRRILESQGCIVREIEPVYPPENQTQFAMAYYVINYSKLRIWEFVEYDKMVYLDGDIQVFDNIDHLFDLPDGNFYAVMDCFCEKTWSHTPQYKIGYCQQCPERVKWDSELGPPPSLYFNAGMFVFEPSVLTYQDLLKTLKVAPTTPFAEQDFLNMYFRDIYKSIPPVYNLVLAMLWRHPENVELDKVKVVHYCAAGSKPWRYTGKEENMQREDIKMLVQKWWDIYNDESLDYKKQQSSAVVAAVEAEQAVDMQPFIEALSEAGAFQYVTAPSAA, from the exons ATGGCTCCTGAGCTCGTTCCCTCCGTTCCGAAATCCACGGGCTTCACCCGACCCGCCACCCTTCCGAGGCGTGCGTACGTCACTTTCTTGGCCGGCAACGGCGACTACGTGAAAGGCGTAGTCGGATTGGCCAAGGGCTTGAGGAATGCTAAAACGGCGTACCCTTTAGTCGTTGCGGTCTTGCCCGACGTCCCTGAAGACCACCGCCGCATTCTTGAGTCGCAGGGTTGCATCGTCCGGGAAATCGAACCAGTTTACCCGCCAGAGAACCAGACCCAGTTCGCCATGGCCTATTACGTCATCAACTATTCCAAGCTCCGTATATGGGAG TTTGTGGAATACGACAAGATGGTATACCTGGACGGAGACATTCAGGTGTTCGACAATATAGACCACCTCTTTGACCTGCCGGACGGCAACTTCTACGCCGTGATGGACTGTTTCTGCGAGAAAACGTGGAGCCACACGCCGCAGTACAAGATCGGGTACTGCCAGCAGTGCCCGGAAAGAGTCAAGTGGGACTCCGAGCTGGGCCCACCTCCGTCGCTCTACTTCAACGCCGGGATGTTCGTGTTCGAGCCCAGCGTTTTGACCTACCAAGATCTCTTGAAGACCCTCAAGGTCGCCCCAACGACGCCGTTTGCTGAGCAGGACTTTTTGAACATGTATTTCAGGGATATTTACAAATCAATCCCTCCGGTTTACAATTTGGTCCTGGCCATGTTGTGGCGTCACCCCGAGAATGTTGAGCTCGACAAAGTGAAAGTCGTGCATTACTGTGCAGCA GGATCAAAGCCATGGAGGTATACTGGGAAGGAAGAGAACATGCAGAGGGAGGACATCAAGATGTTGGTGCAGAAATGGTGGGACATTTACAACGACGAGTCGTTGGACTACAAGAAGCAGCAGAGCAGTGCTGTGGTTGCGGCGGTTGAGGCTGAGCAAGCGGTGGACATGCAGCCTTTCATTGAGGCTCTATCCGAAGCCGGTGCTTTCCAGTATGTGACTGCCCCTTCTGCGGCTTAG